In the genome of Raphanus sativus cultivar WK10039 chromosome 4, ASM80110v3, whole genome shotgun sequence, one region contains:
- the LOC108849330 gene encoding uncharacterized protein LOC108849330 gives MLHEFSSEALGRREVSSYLTAISNPAKFVLDLVDRQLRTAYRRQKLGLQDSVVKNLVLFFEELARIRGSENPQMQLKAEELASIWKENITIEAPSSSHEALAFLLFIMAFGLKSLINEEETALLVSSVFHYTQGPKLFHFFGLKRKIPEFVRDLIKNHQYIPAVRIICLLKLKDFSATTLLMKEITVLRHSAMGKVKNKDVGRLRAIVELVADYKLDIDLPGELIAKLMFLRENSTPPELHCSVEVAEATSSGVDLLVPKRETKPFVNPIKQF, from the exons ATGCTTCATGAATTCTCATCGGAAGCTCTTGGTCGTCGTGAAGTGTCCAGTTATCTTACAGCTATATCTAATCCAGCGAAATTTGTTCTGGATCTAGTGGACAGACAGCTTAGAACTGCTTATCGAAGACAAAAGCTGGGGTTACAAGACTCGGTCGTGAAGAACTTGGTTCTGTTTTTTGAGGAGCTCGCAAGAATTAGAGGATCAGAAAATCCTCAAATGCAGTTGAAGGCCGAAGAGTTGGCGAGTATATGGAAAGAGAATATAACAATCGAAGCTCCTAGTTCATCTCATGAGGCTTTGGCTTTCTTGTTATTCATTATGGCATTTGGATTGAAGAGCTTGATCAATGAAGAGGAGACTGCGCTACTTGTCTCGTCTGTTTTTCATTACACACAAGGTCCAAAACTGTTTCACTTCTTTGGTCTCAAACGTAAAATCCCAG AATTTGTTAGAGATCTCATAAAGAATCATCAGTACATACCTGCGGTCCGGATAATATGTTTGCTCAAGCTTAAAGACTTTTCAGCCACAACTCTTCTTATGAAAGAGATCACCGTTTTGAGACACTCTGCCATGGGAAAA GTTAAAAACAAGGATGTTGGAAGATTGAGAGCCATCGTTGAACTTGTAGCAGATTATAAGCTTGACATTGATCTCCCAGGGGAACTTATTGCCAAGCTCATGTTTCTGAGAGAGAACTCAACACCACCTGAGCTTCACTGCTCTGTTGAAGTTGCAGAAGCTACAAGTTCAGGTGTGGATCTTCTGGTCCCTAAACGTGAAACTAAACCCTTCGTGAACCCTATCAAGCAATTTTAG
- the LOC130511726 gene encoding uncharacterized protein LOC130511726 produces the protein MVKSDAVYSGDHDRSSRGDDKHTRNEIKALQEKIDTLIADKATQAQVNFVGNPQQEIPPTVNEVDGLEGQEELCFINSNGSWYKKEPNFQYNNYQQKPYSNNQQSGYQPRNNQQSNYQPQQSPSPSSSAPQESSTDALLKQILESQTRSEKHVGYELKNLHSKIDGSYNELNNKFSHLASSVKNLENQFASMSTHQNRQPGSLPGKSDQNPKDAKAVTLRSGKQLPPRTLTKDAEKQGEEIAINLDDEVVIVDEKTDDEILEKIEKDKGKGKVGEEKKTTKDGESAAPAGESSSVPPPYEPKLPFPGRFKKQLLQKYKALFEKQMSEAQVTMPIIDAFMLIPQYSKFLKDAVTAKKKEMEGMMVLSHECNAIIQRLNAPEKLEDPGCFTLPCALGPMVFEKCLCDLGASVSLMPLSVAKKLGFTQYKKCRLSLVLADRSVKYPVGILENLPVKIGGYEIPTDFVVLEMGEEAQDPLILGRPFLATAGAIVNVKEGKIDLHLGKANILHFDIKEKMKNPTVFGQAFIIEEMGPPADDHLGELPPEEDGVLTPLSAPTPA, from the coding sequence atggttaagagtgatgcagtctacagtggagaccatgacagaagcagtagaggtgatgacaagcacacaaggaatgagatcaaagctcttcaggagaagattgacacactcattgctgataaggccacacaagcgcaggtgaactttgttggtaacccacaacaggagatacctcctactgtcaatgaggttgatggtttggaagggcaagaagaattgtgtttcatcaacagcaatggtagctggtacaagaaggaacccaactttcagtacaacaactaccaacagaagccctattccaacaaccagcagagtggttatcagccaagaaacaaccagcagagcaactatcagcctcagcaaagcCCCTCTCCTAGCTCTTCTGCCCCTcaagagagcagcactgatgcattactgaaacagatcttggagtctcagactagaagtgagaagcatgtgggctatgagctgaagaaccttcactccaagattgatgggagctacaatgagctcaacaacaaattctcccaccttgcttcttctgtcaagaatttggagaatcagtttgcttccatgagcaccCACCAGAATCGTCAgccaggatctctacctggaaaatcTGATCAAAATCCCAAGGacgcaaaagctgtcacactcaggagtggtaagcagttacctcctagaaccctcaccaaggatgctgagaaacaaggtgaggagatagccatcaatctagatgatgaagtggtcattgttgatgagaagacagatgatgagatcttggagaagattgagaaagataagggtaaaggaaaggttggagaagagaagaagacaacaaaagatggtgaatctgctgctccagcaggTGAGAGCTCTTCtgtccctcctccctatgaacccaagcttccattccctggtagattcaagaagcagctgctacagaagtacaaggctttgtttgagaagcagatgagtgaagctcaggttacaatgcccatcattgatgctttcatgctgattcctcaatacagcaagttctTGAAAGATGCTGTaactgctaagaagaaggagatggagggcatgatggttctgagccatgagtgcaatgccatcattcagaggcttaatgctccagagaagctagaggatccaggatgcttcacactaccttgtgctcttggacctatggtttttgagaaatgtctctgcgatttgggagctagtgtcagcttgatgcctttatctgtggcaaagaagcttggcttcactcaatacaagaagtgtagactctctctggtgttagctgatcgttcagtgaagtaccctgtgggcatcctagagaacctccctgtgaagattggagggtatgagatacctacagattttgtggtgcttgaaatgggtgaggaggctcaagacccattgattcttggaaggccattcttagctacagcaggagctattgtgaatgtgaaagaaggcaagattgacctccatttgggtaaggcgaacatcctccactttgacatcaaggagaaaatgaagaaccccactgtgtttggacaagccttcatcaTTGAAGAAATGGgccctcctgctgatgatcaccttggtgagctaccacctgaggaagatggggtgttaactccactttctgcacctactccagcctga